From the genome of Phoenix dactylifera cultivar Barhee BC4 chromosome 17, palm_55x_up_171113_PBpolish2nd_filt_p, whole genome shotgun sequence:
cttcaacattgtgccGGTGCCATTAGACCTTTACCATACATATTTCCTTATTTCTCAGCTTCCTGATCTGAGTATCAAGAATAGCGACAGGaagttcttcataagaaagaTCTTCTTCTACTGTAACTTCCTGCACTGATAGCACATGAGATGGATCCAGCACATACTTCCGGAGCATAGATATGTGGAATACTGGATGCACATGGCTGAGGTTTGGAGGCAGTGCTAATCTGTAAGATACATTGCCAACTTTATCTAATATCTCAAAGGGGCCAATGTATCTGGGACTAAGCTTGCCCCTCTTTCCAAACCTCATTACCCCTTTCATAGGAGAGATCTTTAAGAAAACATGATCCCCCGTGCCAAACTGTacatctctccttctgacatctgCGTAGCTCTTCTGCCTACTAAACACTGTCCGCAACCTTTCTTGTATCACTAACACCTTTTCTGATCAGTGCATCTACCACAACATTAGCTTTTCTCGGATGTGAGTAGAGCAGCAATACTACCAGAAGTTTTTCAACTCAGTGTATCTACCTCaacattagttttttttttttttttttcggagaGTAGTATATAGACAAGGCATGATTTTTATCAATTCCAATCATCTTTCCTGTCTCATATTGAGTAGCTTCTAAGTAAGAAGGTATTTTAAACTCTTATGATCAGTATACACCTTACAAGATTCATTAATACAGGGCCGAAGATATTGTTCTGTATTGTTACCTTGTCCAATCCTTGATAACCAATACATAACCTCAAACTTCCATCTTCCTTCTTTACAAACAATAGTAGAGTTCCCTAAGATGACACGCTAAGTCGAATGAAGCCTTTATCaagcgattttttttttttttttgcaactttccctttaatttttttatttcagttGGAGCCATTCTATAGGGGATTTTTGAAGATTGGTATGGTATTGAGAATCaaatcaattgcaaattcaatctctctctctggtgGCAAACCAGGaagatcttctgaaaaaaaacATCAGGGTGTTCATTCATTACTGGAATATCCTCTAATTTGGTCTCCTTTCAGGTATCCATTACACAGACTAAATAAGTCTTATACTCCTTTTCTAATGCCTTCCTAGCTTTTAGGACAGAAATTAATATTATGATGAATTACATTATACGGGTGCATCGCTTTGAAAGAAGAACTCTGGTTCTTCAAGTATCTAGAATATCACTCTTTTACTGTAGCAGTCAATATGAGTGTGGTACTGAGACCTCCAAGCTATTCCCAAAATGATGTCAAAATCTTGCATGTCAAGTTATATAAGATTTGTCACTAACTCTCCTACCCCTATTTGAATTATGCAATTCTTGCACTAATGTCAACAATTACTGTTCTATAGGGGTGTAGGAACACACAGTGATTCTTCTAGTTCCTCGAGTATGCAGTGTAGTTATCTAGATAAACTAACTGAAATAAAGGAATGCATAGTGCCAGAATCGAACAAAATAGAGGGATCAATCAAGCTGACTGGTAATATACCTGTTACCACCCGGTCATTGGCACTAGCATCTTGGTAGGTCAGTGTAAAACTCGAGCATTACTTCTTGGCCTCTGGTCACCAGGTACAAGAGGTCTGAGCTCATTCCTCCTCTTGTATGGGCAATCACGTGCCAGGTGTCCAGTCCGCCCACAACTATAACATGCCCTCGCTCTCCTCATATAGGGCCCACTATGGGATCTGCTAGAGTAAGTGCGGGCTCTGGGATCTGctatggtgatattgatgattccaTTATGGGATCTGCTAGAGTAATTGCGGACCCTGGGCTTCTCTTGAATTGGAGTGCCCCTGAAATCCCATGGCCTGCCACTCTGACTTCTGTCTGATCTGGATCTCATCAGGTCAGCCCTTTCTCTATCAGATCTTTTCAATTCAGCCTCTACTCTCAAGGCTCTGTCCAAAATATCCATATAGCTGGTAATTAACTGTGAAGATGTCCGGGATCTGATCTCATGTCTAAGCCCTTGTTCGAACCGGTTGGCTCTACTCATATCatcctccatgaactgggggcagAATCGACCCAGCTCATCGAACCTATTGACGTAATCCGAAACAGTCATATGCTCGGACTGAGTCAGCGATAAAAACTCATTCTGCTTTATTTGCCTAACTGAGTCCGAAAAGTACTTAGCATAAAATACTCTCTTAAAATCCCTCCAGGCCATCCCGTTGACCTCATATGCTGTCTCCATAGCAGTCCTCCAAGAGTCAGCACTCTCCCTTAGCATGGAGATAGCTAATTTGACTTTTACCTCCTCGGAAAATTGGAGTAACTCATACATCTTCTCCAGTTCCCGGATCCAGGCCTCAGCTATCATGGGATCGGACCCACCATTAAACATC
Proteins encoded in this window:
- the LOC120104337 gene encoding uncharacterized protein LOC120104337; translated protein: MEDEREIRTPSPDPDSQSISQTTPHSIATQADLAGVYQLIAQLLEQQQQMQLAAQPVQPIESYYERFRRLNPPMFNGGSDPMIAEAWIRELEKMYELLQFSEEVKVKLAISMLRESADSWRTAMETAYEVNGMAWRDFKRVFYAKYFSDSVRQIKQNEFLSLTQSEHMTVSDYVNRFDELGRFCPQFMEDDMSRANRFEQGLRHEIRSRTSSQLITSYMDILDRALRVEAELKRSDRERADLMRSRSDRSQSGRPWDFRGTPIQEKPRVRNYSSRSHNGIINITIADPRARTYSSRSHSGPYMRRARACYSCGRTGHLARDCPYKRRNELRPLVPGDQRPRSNARVLH